Below is a window of Arthrobacter sp. SLBN-112 DNA.
AAACAGGGGACAGCCAAGGCGACGTCCTGGCCTACGCCGAAGCCAAACTGCAGCGCAAGGGCTGTGACCTGCTGGTGGTCAACCATGTGGGGACGGACAAGGTCTTCGGGCAGGACTCCAACGCAGTGGTCATCCTCTCCCGGGCCGGCTCCGAACCACAGGAGGCGTCCGGGACCAAAACCGAGGTTTCGGAAGCCATCATCAGGCGCATCAGCTTTGAACTGAACCGCGTTTCGCCCCGCGCCTGACGTGTTTCAGGCCACGTTTGCTTAGCACGGGGACATCTCCCGCCTGGCAACCAACACCAACCAGTAAGGTAGTTGAGTGACTTTACCGCTGCACCTTCCCCAGCCCCATGGGGCCACGCCCCCCGCGCTTCGGCTCTTCACGTCCGAGTCGGTCACTGAGGGCCATCCGGACAAGATCTGCGACCAGATCAGCGACGCCATCCTGGATGCGCTGCTCGCGGCCGACCCCGAGTCGCGCGTGGCCGTGGAAACGATGGCCACCACGGGCCTGGTGCATGTGGCAGGCGAAGTCACCACCGACGCCTACGTCGAGATCCCGCAGATCGTCCGCGAGACCATCCTGGGAATCGGCTACGACTCCTCGGCCAACGGCTTCGATGGTGCTCGGTGCGGTGTCTCCGTCTCCATCGGCCAGCAGTCCAATGACATCGCCGGCGGCGTGTTCAACTCACTCGAGGCGCGAGAGGGCCGCCAGGAGGACGACTACGACCTCCAGGGCGCAGGCGACCAGGGTCTGATGTTCGGCTATGCCAGCGACGAGACCCCGTCCTACATGCCCGTGCCGATCTGGCTCGCGCACCGGCTCTCCGAGCGGCTCACCGAGGTCCGCAAGACGGGCCAGCTGGCCTACCTCCGCCCTGACGGCAAGACCCAGGTGACCATCGGCTACGACAAAGACGTCCCCGTCTCCGTTGAAACAGTGGTGATCTCCAGCCAGCACGCCGAGGGCGCCAGCCTGGAGCAGCTCCGGGCCGACCTCGCCGCCGTCGTCATCGAACCCATCCTTGCCGGTGCCAACCTGGACCTCTCGCGCACCGCAAACATCCTCAATCCCGCCGGTGAGTTCGTCATCGGCGGACCGGTCGGCGACGCGGGCCTCACCGGCCGCAAAATCATTGTCGACACCTACGGCGGCATGGCCCGCCACGGCGGCGGCGCCTTCTCCGGCAAGGACCCGTCCAAAGTGGACCGCTCCGCTGCGTACGCCATGCGCTGGGTGGCCAAGAACGTGGTGGCCGCAGGACTGGCCAAGCGTGCCGAGATCCAGATCG
It encodes the following:
- the metK gene encoding methionine adenosyltransferase, whose translation is MTLPLHLPQPHGATPPALRLFTSESVTEGHPDKICDQISDAILDALLAADPESRVAVETMATTGLVHVAGEVTTDAYVEIPQIVRETILGIGYDSSANGFDGARCGVSVSIGQQSNDIAGGVFNSLEAREGRQEDDYDLQGAGDQGLMFGYASDETPSYMPVPIWLAHRLSERLTEVRKTGQLAYLRPDGKTQVTIGYDKDVPVSVETVVISSQHAEGASLEQLRADLAAVVIEPILAGANLDLSRTANILNPAGEFVIGGPVGDAGLTGRKIIVDTYGGMARHGGGAFSGKDPSKVDRSAAYAMRWVAKNVVAAGLAKRAEIQIAYAIGQARPVGTYVETFGTETVDPAGISAAIAEIFDLRPRAIIDALDLKRPIYAKTAAHGHFGRDDPDFTWERLDRVDDLKAFFNA